The Corynebacterium confusum genome has a window encoding:
- a CDS encoding DUF3052 domain-containing protein gives MADAAGVTNDHADYAKVLGIDKGMVALELGWDEDCDPAISESVEDVIGEDFLEEENDELCDAVVLWWRDGDGDLVDGLVDSLRPLGEGGVIWLLTPGAGKPGTVAPGEISESAQQAGLVQTKAERLGDWQGSCLVGRGYTKK, from the coding sequence GTGGCGGACGCTGCGGGCGTAACCAACGACCATGCTGACTACGCGAAGGTGTTGGGCATCGACAAAGGCATGGTTGCCCTAGAGCTTGGATGGGACGAGGATTGCGATCCGGCAATCTCCGAATCCGTCGAAGACGTTATCGGGGAAGATTTCCTCGAAGAAGAAAATGACGAACTGTGTGACGCCGTCGTGCTGTGGTGGCGCGACGGGGACGGCGACCTGGTTGACGGGCTGGTCGACTCCCTGCGCCCGCTGGGCGAGGGCGGGGTCATCTGGCTGCTGACCCCGGGTGCGGGCAAGCCGGGCACCGTCGCCCCGGGTGAAATCTCCGAGTCCGCCCAGCAGGCCGGCCTAGTCCAAACCAAGGCGGAGCGCCTCGGCGACTGGCAGGGCAGCTGCCTGGTCGGCCGCGGCTACACCAAGAAATAA
- a CDS encoding bifunctional RNase H/acid phosphatase codes for MKVIIYADGGSRGNPGVAGSGTVVYAADGREVLRTIAYVVGTQSTNNVAEYNGLLRGLEAARELGATEVEFYMDSKLVVEQMNGRWKIKHPDMQKLAMQAHKLVAGLDDFQLAWVPRAKNKVADALSNDAMDAAAAGHAVGIIGGIEGGIEGDAGTDDDAAGTTEHGGPAPSDWLGERGEATRLVLLRHGQTKMSAQRQYSGHSNPPLTELGRRQALAAAQALASRFGTGEDGQIAAVVASPLGRCQETARAVGEVLGLDVGTDDGLIELDFGGWEKLTFNQAHERDPQLHATWLEDTAVSTPGGESLQQLHRRVRQAREKLVKRYAGKTIVLVSHVNPIKSLVAQGLGGGPSLFDRFFLDLASLSEVEFWDDGTLVRCVNDAGHLSGLDAGQS; via the coding sequence ATGAAGGTAATCATCTACGCCGACGGCGGATCCCGCGGCAACCCCGGGGTGGCCGGTTCCGGCACGGTGGTCTACGCCGCCGACGGCCGCGAGGTGCTGCGCACCATCGCCTACGTGGTCGGCACGCAGTCGACCAATAACGTCGCCGAGTACAACGGCCTGCTGCGTGGGCTGGAGGCCGCCCGCGAGCTCGGCGCCACCGAGGTCGAGTTCTACATGGACTCCAAGCTCGTCGTCGAGCAGATGAACGGGCGTTGGAAGATCAAGCACCCCGACATGCAGAAGCTGGCCATGCAGGCGCACAAGCTGGTAGCCGGTCTGGATGACTTCCAGCTGGCCTGGGTGCCGCGCGCCAAGAACAAGGTCGCCGACGCCCTGTCCAACGACGCCATGGACGCGGCGGCCGCCGGCCACGCGGTCGGCATCATCGGCGGCATCGAAGGCGGCATCGAGGGCGATGCGGGTACGGACGACGACGCCGCGGGCACGACCGAGCACGGCGGGCCGGCGCCCAGCGACTGGCTGGGCGAGCGCGGGGAAGCCACGCGGCTGGTGCTGCTGCGCCACGGGCAAACCAAGATGTCGGCACAGCGCCAGTACTCCGGACACTCCAACCCGCCGCTGACCGAGCTCGGCCGCCGCCAGGCCCTAGCCGCCGCGCAGGCCCTGGCCAGCCGCTTCGGCACGGGCGAGGACGGCCAGATCGCGGCGGTGGTGGCCTCCCCGCTGGGCCGGTGCCAGGAAACCGCCCGGGCCGTCGGCGAGGTCCTAGGCCTGGACGTGGGCACCGACGACGGGCTCATCGAGCTCGACTTCGGCGGCTGGGAGAAACTGACCTTTAACCAGGCCCACGAGCGCGACCCGCAACTGCACGCAACATGGCTGGAAGACACCGCGGTGTCCACACCGGGCGGGGAATCCCTGCAGCAGCTGCACCGCCGGGTGCGTCAGGCGCGGGAGAAGCTAGTCAAGCGCTATGCGGGCAAGACCATCGTGCTGGTGAGCCACGTCAACCCGATCAAGTCGCTTGTCGCGCAGGGCCTGGGCGGCGGGCCCAGCCTGTTCGATCGCTTCTTTTTGGATCTTGCCTCGCTGTCCGAGGTGGAGTTCTGGGACGACGGCACGCTGGTGCGCTGCGTCAACGACGCCGGCCACCTGTCTGGGCTGGATGCGGGCCAGAGCTAA
- the aceE gene encoding pyruvate dehydrogenase (acetyl-transferring), homodimeric type, with protein sequence MAEKDALQGDSNFPLIRDGVASYLHDKDPEETREWMQSLDGLLDSSDPERARYLMLRLLERATAKRVQLPALTSTDFVNTIPTSLEPEFPGDEELEKRYRRWIRWNAAIMVHRAQRPGIGVGGHISTYAGAAPLYEVGLNHFFKGKDDPSGGDQIFFQGHASPGMYARAYLEGRLTEDDLDGFRQEVSRGEGEGLPSYPHPRLMPWFWEFPTVSMGLGPANAIYQARFNKYLEQRGIKDTSKQHVWAFLGDGEMDEPESRGLLQMASLYELDNLTFVVNCNLQRLDGPVRGNTQIIQELESFFRGAGWSVIKVIWGRGWDKLLEADKDGALVNVMNTTSDGDYQTFKANDGAYVREHFFGRDERTLKLVEDLSDDEIWSLRRGGHDYRKIYAAYAQALDNHGTGKPTVILAHTIKGYGLGHNFEGRNATHQMKKLTLEDLKLFRDKQDIPISDEELEKDPYLPPYFHPGNDAPEVKYMLERRKELGGFLPERRVDYTPLKVPELSKLRSVMKGSGKQEVATTMALVRTFKELMRDKELGKRVVPIIPDEARTFGMDSWFPTMKIWNPRGQNYVPVDHDLMLSYREATDGQIMHEGISEAGASASFTAAATSYATQGEPMIPLYIFYSMFGFQRTGDAFWAVADQMGRGFLIGATAGRTTLTGEGLQHMDGHSPVLASTNPAIVSYDPAFSFEVAHLVHRGIERMYGEGEGENVIYYLTVYNEPVHQPAAPEDLDVEGLHGGIYHYNTAEGGSLPANILASGVGVHEALKAQEILARDYDVKAKLFSVTSWTELARDGARRNQEALRTGSEPTEAFATKQLKDHEGPFVGVSDFATDLQEQIRPYVPGTYIVLGADGFGFSDTREAARRYFNTDAESIVVGVLEGLARDGKVDRDVVKKAASDLKLDDPTSTTPSDSE encoded by the coding sequence ATGGCTGAAAAGGACGCCCTGCAGGGGGACTCCAACTTCCCGCTGATTCGCGACGGCGTCGCGTCTTACCTGCACGATAAGGACCCGGAAGAAACCCGCGAGTGGATGCAGTCCCTCGACGGCCTGCTGGACTCTTCCGATCCGGAACGCGCCCGCTACCTCATGCTCCGCCTGTTGGAGCGCGCCACCGCTAAGCGCGTGCAACTGCCCGCGCTGACCTCGACGGACTTCGTCAACACCATCCCGACCTCGCTGGAGCCGGAATTCCCGGGCGACGAGGAGCTGGAAAAGCGGTACCGCCGCTGGATCCGCTGGAACGCCGCCATCATGGTGCACCGCGCGCAGCGCCCGGGCATCGGCGTGGGCGGCCACATCTCCACCTACGCCGGCGCGGCCCCGCTCTACGAGGTCGGCCTGAACCACTTCTTCAAGGGCAAGGATGATCCGTCCGGCGGCGACCAGATCTTCTTCCAGGGTCACGCTTCCCCGGGCATGTACGCCCGCGCCTACCTGGAAGGCCGCCTTACCGAGGACGACCTGGACGGCTTCCGCCAGGAGGTCTCCCGCGGCGAGGGCGAGGGCCTGCCGTCCTACCCGCACCCGCGCCTGATGCCGTGGTTCTGGGAGTTCCCGACCGTGTCCATGGGTCTGGGCCCGGCCAACGCCATCTACCAGGCTCGCTTCAACAAGTACCTGGAGCAGCGCGGCATCAAGGACACCTCCAAGCAGCACGTTTGGGCCTTCCTGGGCGACGGCGAGATGGACGAACCCGAGTCCCGCGGCCTGCTGCAGATGGCCTCTCTCTACGAGCTGGACAACCTGACCTTCGTGGTCAACTGCAACCTGCAGCGTCTGGACGGCCCGGTCCGCGGCAACACCCAGATCATCCAGGAGCTGGAGTCCTTCTTCCGCGGCGCCGGCTGGTCCGTCATCAAGGTCATCTGGGGCCGCGGCTGGGACAAGTTGCTCGAGGCCGACAAGGACGGCGCCCTGGTCAACGTCATGAACACCACCTCCGACGGCGACTACCAGACCTTCAAGGCTAACGATGGCGCCTACGTCCGCGAGCACTTCTTCGGCCGCGACGAGCGCACCCTGAAGCTGGTCGAGGATCTCTCCGACGACGAGATCTGGTCCCTGCGCCGCGGCGGCCACGACTACCGCAAGATCTACGCCGCCTACGCGCAGGCGCTGGACAACCACGGCACCGGCAAGCCGACCGTCATCCTGGCCCACACCATCAAGGGCTACGGCCTGGGCCACAACTTCGAGGGCCGCAACGCCACCCACCAGATGAAGAAGCTGACGCTGGAGGACCTGAAGCTCTTCCGCGACAAGCAGGACATCCCGATCTCCGACGAGGAGCTGGAAAAGGATCCGTACCTGCCGCCGTACTTCCACCCGGGCAACGACGCCCCGGAGGTCAAGTACATGCTCGAGCGCCGCAAGGAGCTCGGCGGCTTCCTGCCGGAGCGCCGCGTGGACTACACCCCGCTGAAGGTGCCGGAGCTGTCCAAGCTGCGGTCCGTGATGAAGGGCTCCGGCAAGCAGGAAGTGGCCACCACCATGGCGCTGGTGCGCACCTTCAAGGAGCTCATGCGCGACAAGGAGCTGGGCAAGCGCGTCGTGCCGATCATCCCGGACGAGGCCCGCACCTTCGGCATGGACTCCTGGTTCCCGACGATGAAGATCTGGAACCCGCGCGGCCAGAACTACGTGCCGGTGGACCACGACCTGATGCTGTCCTACCGCGAGGCCACCGACGGCCAGATCATGCACGAGGGCATCTCCGAGGCCGGCGCGTCCGCCAGCTTCACCGCGGCGGCAACCTCGTACGCCACCCAGGGTGAGCCGATGATCCCGCTGTACATCTTCTACTCGATGTTCGGCTTCCAGCGCACTGGCGATGCCTTCTGGGCCGTCGCCGACCAGATGGGCCGCGGCTTCCTCATCGGCGCGACCGCCGGCCGCACCACCCTGACCGGTGAGGGCCTGCAGCACATGGACGGCCACTCCCCGGTCCTGGCCTCGACCAACCCGGCCATCGTCTCCTACGATCCGGCGTTCAGCTTCGAGGTGGCCCACCTGGTCCACCGCGGCATCGAGCGCATGTACGGCGAGGGCGAGGGCGAGAACGTCATCTACTACCTCACCGTCTACAACGAGCCGGTCCATCAGCCGGCCGCTCCAGAGGACCTGGACGTCGAGGGCCTGCACGGCGGTATCTACCACTACAACACCGCCGAGGGCGGCTCCCTGCCGGCCAACATCCTGGCTTCCGGCGTGGGCGTGCACGAGGCCCTCAAGGCCCAGGAGATCCTGGCCCGGGACTACGATGTCAAGGCCAAGCTGTTCTCCGTGACCTCCTGGACCGAGCTGGCCCGCGATGGCGCCCGCCGCAACCAGGAGGCCCTGCGCACCGGCAGCGAGCCGACCGAGGCTTTCGCCACCAAGCAGCTCAAGGACCACGAGGGCCCGTTCGTCGGTGTGTCCGACTTCGCCACGGATCTGCAGGAACAGATTCGCCCCTACGTGCCGGGTACTTACATCGTGCTAGGCGCGGACGGTTTCGGTTTCTCCGATACCCGCGAGGCCGCTCGCCGCTACTTCAACACCGATGCCGAATCCATCGTCGTCGGCGTCCTGGAGGGCTTGGCCCGCGACGGCAAGGTTGACCGCGACGTGGTAAAGAAGGCCGCCAGCGACCTCAAGCTGGACGACCCGACCAGCACCACCCCGAGCGACAGCGAATAA
- a CDS encoding SURF1 family cytochrome oxidase biogenesis protein: protein MRARQQTSWWKTFLRPSWVFLLLFVIVFSYLAFTVLAPWQLGKDDDIVERNEHITAAYEKDPVPADEILGDSGAIEGGEEWSRVILRGQYLPDDEVLVRLRPVASGPSYQSLVPFRTDGGQTILVNRGWVPAGEANAVPEIAPAPSGPQKIIGMVRRHEAEHSSAPVERDGYPQVYSINPPQVGELIDADLGLDYVQLTEDQPGVLNPIPIPQMDRGNHLSYGFQWIAFGIMAPLGLGYFVWAEIRERRRVRDEEAEMAQLDAADAQGGPAGDPAAAAGSTAAAEAETADAKAEAAADAHERRMRARYGGSKPDFYSKFAKRNKERF, encoded by the coding sequence GTGCGCGCGCGGCAGCAGACGTCGTGGTGGAAGACTTTCCTCAGGCCCAGCTGGGTTTTCCTGCTGCTGTTCGTGATCGTGTTTTCCTACCTGGCCTTCACGGTGTTAGCACCCTGGCAGCTGGGGAAGGACGACGACATCGTCGAGCGCAATGAGCACATCACCGCAGCCTACGAGAAGGACCCTGTCCCCGCCGACGAGATCCTGGGCGACAGCGGCGCCATCGAAGGCGGCGAGGAGTGGTCGCGGGTTATCCTGCGCGGGCAGTACCTGCCGGACGACGAGGTGCTGGTGCGCCTGCGGCCGGTAGCCTCCGGACCGTCCTACCAGTCCCTGGTCCCCTTCCGCACCGACGGCGGCCAGACCATCCTGGTCAACCGCGGCTGGGTGCCGGCCGGCGAGGCCAACGCCGTGCCCGAGATCGCCCCCGCCCCCAGCGGGCCGCAGAAGATCATCGGCATGGTCCGCCGGCACGAGGCCGAGCACTCCTCCGCCCCGGTCGAGCGCGACGGCTACCCCCAGGTCTATTCCATCAACCCGCCCCAGGTAGGCGAGCTTATCGATGCCGACCTTGGCCTCGACTACGTCCAGCTCACCGAGGATCAGCCGGGCGTGCTCAACCCCATCCCGATCCCGCAGATGGACCGCGGCAACCACCTGTCCTACGGCTTCCAGTGGATAGCCTTCGGCATCATGGCCCCGCTGGGCCTGGGCTATTTTGTCTGGGCCGAAATCCGCGAGCGGCGCCGCGTCCGCGACGAAGAAGCCGAGATGGCCCAGCTGGACGCCGCCGACGCGCAAGGTGGCCCGGCCGGTGACCCGGCCGCAGCCGCTGGTTCGACCGCAGCCGCCGAGGCGGAGACCGCGGACGCCAAGGCCGAGGCCGCCGCCGACGCCCACGAGCGCCGCATGCGCGCCCGCTACGGCGGCTCCAAGCCGGACTTCTACTCGAAGTTCGCCAAGCGAAATAAGGAGAGGTTCTAG
- a CDS encoding ArsR/SmtB family transcription factor, translated as MSCHTPPHPQPECCALGSGPLSDAEANRYATTFKVLGDPARLTILSHLAAAGCPPTDVTALTEMLGMSQSTVSYHLKKLCDAGLLHRRRHGRRVVHEVVPDAFADLRGVLQIG; from the coding sequence ATGTCCTGTCACACGCCCCCGCACCCCCAGCCCGAGTGTTGCGCGCTTGGCAGCGGGCCGCTCAGCGATGCCGAGGCTAACCGCTACGCCACCACCTTCAAAGTCTTGGGTGATCCCGCCCGGCTGACAATCCTATCTCACCTAGCCGCCGCCGGCTGCCCACCCACGGACGTCACCGCCCTCACCGAGATGCTGGGGATGTCGCAGTCAACCGTGTCCTATCATCTTAAAAAGCTCTGCGACGCCGGCCTCCTCCACCGCCGCCGCCACGGCCGCCGCGTCGTCCACGAGGTCGTCCCGGACGCCTTCGCCGACCTGCGCGGCGTACTCCAGATCGGCTAG
- the arsB gene encoding ACR3 family arsenite efflux transporter, with amino-acid sequence MPSAPRMSFLDRYLPVWILAAMLLGVALSHWVPGLSRALESWEIGGVSLPIAIGLLVMMYPPLAKVRYDKAKRIAADARLMGLSIVLNWLVGPALMFALAWIFLADEPALRTGVIIVGLARCIAMVLVWSDLSCADRDATAVLVAGNSLFQIAMFGVLGWFYLEVLPGWLGWQTVSAEFSLSAIVRSVLVFLGIPLVAGVVTRIVGERAKGRSWYEEKFLPKISPLALIGLLYTIVLLFTLQGQRVVDNPWAVARVALPLVAYFLLMFAVALALAKAVGMGYEQSASVAFTAAGNNFELAIAVAIGTFGAASGEALAGTIGPLVEVPVLVALVFVARWLRPVLFERAEV; translated from the coding sequence ATGCCCTCTGCCCCACGGATGTCCTTCCTCGACCGATATTTGCCTGTCTGGATCCTGGCCGCGATGCTCCTCGGCGTCGCTCTAAGCCACTGGGTGCCCGGGCTCAGTCGCGCACTGGAGTCCTGGGAGATCGGCGGGGTCTCGCTGCCCATCGCCATCGGACTGCTGGTGATGATGTACCCGCCTCTGGCGAAGGTGCGCTACGACAAGGCCAAGCGGATCGCCGCCGACGCCCGCCTGATGGGGCTGTCCATCGTGCTCAATTGGTTGGTGGGCCCCGCCCTGATGTTCGCACTGGCGTGGATTTTCCTGGCCGATGAACCGGCGCTGCGTACCGGTGTGATCATCGTGGGCTTGGCCCGGTGTATTGCGATGGTTCTGGTCTGGTCGGACCTGTCCTGCGCGGATCGCGATGCCACCGCAGTCCTCGTCGCGGGCAACTCCCTGTTTCAGATCGCGATGTTCGGGGTCCTCGGCTGGTTTTACCTCGAGGTCCTACCCGGCTGGCTGGGCTGGCAGACAGTCAGCGCGGAGTTTTCGTTGAGTGCCATCGTGCGATCCGTGCTCGTCTTTCTGGGCATCCCGCTGGTGGCCGGCGTCGTCACCCGGATAGTGGGGGAACGGGCGAAGGGGCGCTCGTGGTACGAAGAGAAGTTCCTCCCCAAGATTTCTCCGCTGGCTCTCATCGGCCTGCTATATACCATCGTTTTGCTGTTTACCCTCCAGGGCCAGCGGGTGGTGGACAACCCGTGGGCGGTCGCTCGGGTGGCGCTGCCTCTCGTTGCCTACTTCCTGCTGATGTTCGCCGTGGCACTGGCGCTGGCCAAGGCCGTGGGCATGGGCTACGAGCAGTCGGCATCGGTCGCGTTTACTGCGGCGGGTAACAATTTCGAGCTGGCTATCGCCGTGGCGATTGGCACTTTCGGGGCGGCCTCGGGCGAAGCGCTCGCCGGGACCATCGGGCCGCTGGTCGAGGTTCCCGTCCTCGTGGCGCTCGTTTTCGTCGCGCGCTGGCTACGCCCGGTGCTCTTCGAGCGCGCGGAGGTTTAG
- a CDS encoding low molecular weight protein-tyrosine-phosphatase has translation MVVSETDPRLHIVFVCTGNICRSPMAEVIIHDSVESAGLDDAARITSCGLGGWHVGQGADKRAIAELRRGGYDGSSHRASQLAAEDLDADLIVALDTGHRETLRQQAPDPDKVVLLRDFDPDSAPDSSVADPFYGDEEDFARTRQAIEAAADGLMAWIRDHARD, from the coding sequence ATGGTTGTTTCTGAGACTGATCCCCGCCTCCACATCGTCTTCGTCTGCACGGGCAATATCTGCCGCTCCCCCATGGCCGAGGTCATCATCCACGACTCCGTGGAGTCCGCCGGGCTTGACGATGCCGCCCGAATCACCTCCTGCGGCCTCGGCGGCTGGCACGTCGGCCAGGGCGCCGACAAGCGCGCCATCGCCGAACTGCGCCGCGGCGGCTACGACGGCAGCTCCCACCGCGCCAGCCAGCTGGCCGCCGAGGACCTGGACGCCGACCTCATCGTCGCCCTGGACACCGGTCACCGGGAGACCCTGCGTCAGCAGGCGCCGGACCCGGACAAGGTCGTCCTGCTGCGCGACTTCGACCCGGATTCCGCCCCGGATTCCTCCGTGGCTGATCCTTTCTACGGCGACGAGGAGGATTTCGCCCGCACCCGCCAGGCCATCGAGGCCGCCGCCGACGGGCTGATGGCTTGGATTCGCGACCATGCCCGTGACTAG
- a CDS encoding acyl carrier protein — MANDLTAQLQAHFSSGPAEESTSSAGDTYGELCQLIESVTGVDADDIERDKPLADVDLRSLTMIELTVKAEEKFKVRLDEETVLGFSTVGDFVNYVEQHR; from the coding sequence ATGGCCAACGATCTCACCGCGCAACTTCAGGCGCACTTTTCCTCCGGCCCGGCCGAGGAGTCCACTTCCTCGGCGGGCGACACCTACGGCGAGCTGTGCCAGCTCATCGAGTCGGTCACGGGGGTGGATGCCGACGACATCGAGCGCGATAAGCCGCTCGCGGACGTCGACCTGCGCTCGCTGACGATGATCGAGCTGACCGTCAAGGCCGAAGAAAAATTCAAGGTCCGGCTCGACGAGGAGACCGTTCTGGGCTTTTCGACCGTCGGCGATTTCGTGAACTATGTGGAGCAACACCGATGA
- a CDS encoding zinc ribbon domain-containing protein has translation MKLQPESQAVLLKLANLQRAVDFGAEDRQSPEQEELASAEREYARLVDSAGSAQMAVDDMENEILRIQADERKLRARERDDRKQLSAELDPDKRRDLEHDRYAAKSRIADLMSELQEAHNEIHALRNNRDSQGAQRDEAARKLDVARRAAEAAQAATANQPAPRVEIEQLRGQLPGEALRIFDDQRAENNVGAAEFKAQKSCGGCFIVLPPADQSAVRNAPDDEVPQCPECGTYLIRQS, from the coding sequence ATGAAGCTGCAACCTGAAAGCCAGGCCGTGCTGCTGAAGCTGGCCAATCTGCAGCGCGCTGTCGACTTCGGCGCCGAGGATCGCCAGAGCCCGGAGCAGGAGGAGCTGGCTAGCGCCGAACGCGAGTACGCCCGCCTGGTGGATTCCGCGGGATCCGCCCAAATGGCCGTGGACGATATGGAAAACGAGATCCTGCGCATCCAGGCCGACGAGCGCAAGCTGCGCGCCCGCGAGCGCGACGACCGCAAGCAGCTGTCCGCCGAGCTGGATCCGGACAAACGCCGCGACTTGGAGCACGACCGCTACGCGGCGAAGTCGCGCATTGCTGACCTGATGAGCGAACTGCAGGAAGCCCACAACGAGATCCACGCCCTGCGCAACAACCGCGATTCCCAGGGCGCGCAGCGCGACGAGGCCGCCCGCAAGCTCGACGTGGCCCGCCGTGCCGCGGAGGCCGCCCAGGCCGCGACCGCCAACCAGCCGGCCCCGCGCGTGGAAATCGAGCAGCTGCGCGGTCAGCTGCCGGGCGAGGCGCTGCGGATTTTCGACGACCAGCGCGCCGAAAACAACGTCGGCGCCGCCGAGTTCAAGGCGCAGAAGTCCTGCGGCGGCTGCTTCATCGTGCTCCCGCCGGCGGACCAGTCCGCGGTGCGCAACGCGCCGGACGACGAAGTCCCGCAGTGCCCCGAGTGCGGCACCTACCTCATCCGACAGTCCTAG
- a CDS encoding alpha/beta fold hydrolase, translated as MRRRYQAEIIARSWGKRFLPSGRRQLRKAYEQLHDHRTAPGLTNLLAEGTSTGNGIDIAWYEAGADDADVTVVFIHGYTLAAESFYAQVDYLREHYPRFKSLLVDLRGHGQSATVPSEDCSISSAADDVLAVVRERAPQGRLVIVGHSLGGMVALNLIRRCDEKTYGRIDSALLVSTSMRRFSARGVALVLNSALMQGLYKVCDRLPEKMNNMRYEVAQFAAPVLALLAAGFPRMERIQFHAAMLLDTPLDSFVGFFDDLVEHREFAAQERLSGLPGTVVVGGLDIVTPRSQSEVILNHWPQADLEIVEESGHMVILEEPEKVAECLSRLLDNYSDV; from the coding sequence ATGAGAAGGAGATACCAGGCCGAGATCATCGCTCGCAGTTGGGGCAAGCGGTTCCTGCCGTCCGGCCGCCGGCAGCTGCGTAAAGCCTACGAGCAACTGCACGATCACCGCACTGCGCCCGGGCTTACCAACCTGCTGGCGGAGGGGACCAGCACGGGCAACGGCATCGATATCGCCTGGTATGAGGCAGGCGCTGACGATGCCGACGTCACCGTCGTCTTCATCCACGGCTACACCCTGGCCGCCGAGAGCTTCTACGCGCAGGTCGACTACCTGCGCGAGCACTACCCGCGGTTCAAAAGCCTCCTGGTCGACCTGCGTGGGCACGGGCAATCGGCCACGGTGCCCAGCGAGGACTGCTCGATCAGCTCGGCGGCCGACGACGTGCTCGCCGTCGTGCGCGAGCGCGCCCCGCAGGGCCGGCTGGTCATCGTCGGGCACTCCCTGGGCGGGATGGTCGCGCTCAACCTGATTCGGCGCTGCGACGAGAAGACCTACGGGCGCATCGATAGCGCTTTGCTGGTCTCGACCTCCATGCGCCGGTTCTCCGCGCGCGGGGTGGCCCTGGTGCTGAACTCGGCGCTGATGCAAGGGCTGTACAAGGTCTGCGACCGCCTGCCGGAGAAGATGAACAACATGCGCTACGAGGTCGCGCAGTTCGCCGCGCCCGTGCTGGCGCTGCTGGCGGCCGGCTTTCCGCGGATGGAGCGCATCCAATTCCACGCCGCGATGCTGCTGGACACCCCACTGGATTCCTTCGTCGGCTTCTTCGACGACTTGGTGGAGCACCGCGAGTTCGCCGCGCAGGAGCGGCTGTCCGGCCTGCCGGGCACCGTCGTCGTCGGCGGGCTGGATATCGTCACCCCGCGCAGCCAGTCCGAGGTGATCCTGAACCACTGGCCGCAGGCCGACCTCGAGATCGTCGAAGAGTCCGGGCACATGGTCATCCTGGAGGAACCGGAGAAGGTCGCCGAGTGCCTGAGCCGGCTCCTCGATAACTACAGCGACGTCTAA
- a CDS encoding Nif3-like dinuclear metal center hexameric protein has protein sequence MTTTATVGEVCHHLDSAYPPALAEQWDAVGLVCGDPDAPVTKVAFALDCTLEVAQAAVDAGAQLLVVHHPLLLRGVTSVAANTPKGKVVHTLLSGGVALYAAHTNADSARPGVNDKLAELVGITPGRPIVVKDPDVMDKWGVHVPADAADRLKEALFAAGAGQIGNYRACSFDIAGTGQFEPLPGANPTEGEVGTLHRGAETRVEFVAPSSRRSAIQAALIDAHPYEVPAFDVVETANPVDLDEACGLGRVGRLPEPMTLREFTQQVANALPETVWGVRAAGDPDQLVQTVAVSSGAGDSFLDQAAKLGVDVYVTSDLRHHPVDEHLRAGGPAVIDTAHWASEFPWTYQARDVVAGKTGLDCEVLEIRTDPWTVSLHSEGE, from the coding sequence ATGACCACTACGGCCACCGTGGGAGAAGTCTGCCACCACCTGGATTCGGCCTACCCGCCGGCGCTGGCGGAACAATGGGACGCCGTCGGCCTGGTCTGCGGCGACCCAGACGCCCCGGTCACCAAGGTGGCCTTCGCCCTGGATTGCACCCTCGAGGTCGCCCAGGCGGCTGTCGATGCCGGCGCGCAGCTGCTCGTCGTCCACCACCCGCTGCTGCTGCGCGGGGTGACCTCGGTGGCCGCGAACACGCCGAAGGGCAAGGTCGTCCACACCCTGCTCAGCGGGGGCGTGGCCCTGTATGCCGCCCACACCAACGCCGACTCCGCCCGCCCCGGCGTCAACGACAAGCTGGCCGAGCTGGTCGGCATCACCCCGGGCCGCCCCATCGTGGTCAAGGACCCGGACGTCATGGACAAGTGGGGAGTGCACGTACCGGCCGACGCTGCCGACCGCCTCAAGGAGGCCCTCTTTGCCGCCGGGGCCGGCCAGATCGGCAACTACCGCGCCTGCTCCTTCGACATCGCCGGCACCGGCCAGTTCGAGCCTCTGCCGGGGGCCAACCCCACCGAAGGCGAGGTCGGCACCCTTCACCGCGGGGCCGAGACCCGCGTGGAATTCGTCGCGCCGTCGTCCCGGCGCAGCGCCATCCAGGCCGCACTTATCGATGCCCACCCCTACGAGGTCCCCGCCTTCGATGTCGTCGAGACCGCCAACCCCGTGGACCTGGACGAGGCCTGCGGCCTGGGGCGGGTGGGCCGCCTGCCGGAGCCGATGACGCTGCGGGAATTTACCCAGCAGGTGGCTAACGCCCTGCCGGAGACCGTCTGGGGCGTGCGCGCGGCCGGGGATCCGGACCAGCTCGTCCAGACCGTGGCTGTTAGTTCCGGTGCCGGCGATAGCTTCCTGGACCAGGCGGCTAAACTAGGCGTCGACGTTTATGTGACCTCGGATCTGCGGCACCACCCCGTCGACGAGCACCTGCGCGCCGGCGGCCCCGCGGTCATCGACACCGCGCACTGGGCCAGCGAGTTCCCCTGGACTTACCAGGCCCGCGACGTGGTCGCCGGCAAGACCGGGCTAGACTGCGAAGTCCTAGAGATTCGCACCGATCCGTGGACCGTGTCGCTACATTCGGAAGGAGAATAA